The following are from one region of the Noviherbaspirillum sedimenti genome:
- a CDS encoding putative bifunctional diguanylate cyclase/phosphodiesterase codes for MPFSFPYPLQRLKNLIFSEKAWIFGAFVLAGLATLVVWSVTISRVENEKTLAHENAVAESSNIAAIIAANLKEVFGRSELYARIGKSLLEGDSSAANYLNPLFTGDNAYLCIAIFDQHGGLRHSSANRQTEPELGPVVAAYLAASSAAGSRQALLIGRPVAATSAAWRVPVLLPLFSGGKRLGVFAAIIDLGYFLRLNREVDLGDGGRIEIMAMDGYQLAELNGATLSAGRDLGASEYVKFSAGAAAKGKLSASRPGETGRRLGVYRRLDGHPLAVVVSRDEEAVVAKLAPQHRAYYGRAVITSLMFLLLTLGLAVIARRQHRLYKVLSDSEQEKRGLIRQLESEKTRALQLASHDHLTGIANRMLFYELAAAELARARRSRNFYALFFLDLDKFKLINDTLGHAVGDRLLQAVAARLRGTLREYDLLARLGGDEFVMLVSEVATEEAVASIAAKLVEAICAPFLDLDGHDVEVGPSIGIALYPRDGQDVETLLTHADTAMYTAKLAGCATYRFHDASLNATSARQNELLARFKRAIRDEEFCLHYQARVDLQDFHVAGLEALVRWRHPEHGLLYPNDFIGLAEAHDLIVPLGNWVIEAACRQLAQWRQQGVPVKPVAVNVSAKQLKDDTLLETVTGALQRHGISATLLEFEVTESCLIEDLEFALSVLDQLQALGVRIALDDYGIGFSSLSKLKRLPLHAVKIDRSFIRDIRNDNSDAAIVASTISLAHNLGLMVVAEGVESVDQLVHLKTAGCDQVQGFYFQRPAAAAEVAAILQRGKFTLL; via the coding sequence TTGCCATTTTCCTTTCCTTACCCGCTGCAGCGTCTGAAAAATCTGATTTTCAGTGAAAAGGCATGGATTTTTGGCGCCTTTGTTCTGGCCGGCCTTGCTACGCTGGTCGTGTGGTCGGTGACGATTTCCCGGGTCGAGAATGAAAAGACGCTGGCGCACGAAAATGCCGTCGCCGAAAGCAGCAATATCGCCGCCATCATCGCCGCCAACCTCAAGGAAGTGTTCGGCAGATCCGAACTCTATGCCAGGATAGGCAAGTCCCTGCTGGAAGGCGATAGTAGCGCCGCCAATTATCTGAATCCCTTGTTTACCGGCGACAACGCTTACTTGTGCATTGCGATCTTCGACCAGCATGGCGGTCTGCGGCATTCTTCCGCCAACCGGCAAACCGAACCGGAACTCGGACCGGTGGTCGCGGCCTATCTGGCGGCGTCCAGTGCCGCCGGTAGCAGGCAGGCGTTACTTATTGGTCGTCCGGTCGCAGCCACCTCCGCTGCCTGGCGGGTGCCGGTCCTGCTGCCCTTGTTTTCTGGGGGGAAGCGGCTGGGCGTGTTTGCCGCCATCATCGATCTCGGCTATTTTTTACGCCTGAACAGGGAAGTTGACCTGGGTGATGGCGGGCGTATCGAAATCATGGCCATGGATGGCTACCAGCTGGCGGAATTGAATGGCGCGACCTTGTCCGCCGGGCGCGACCTGGGCGCCAGCGAGTATGTGAAATTTTCTGCCGGTGCCGCAGCCAAAGGCAAGCTCAGCGCCAGCCGTCCTGGCGAAACGGGGCGGCGCCTGGGCGTCTATCGCCGCCTGGACGGCCACCCGCTGGCCGTGGTGGTCAGTCGCGATGAGGAGGCGGTGGTGGCGAAGCTGGCGCCGCAACACCGGGCATATTATGGGCGCGCCGTCATCACATCGCTGATGTTCCTGTTACTGACGCTGGGCTTGGCGGTGATCGCACGGCGCCAGCACCGGCTCTACAAGGTGCTGTCGGACTCCGAGCAGGAAAAGCGCGGCCTGATCCGGCAGCTGGAAAGCGAAAAGACCCGGGCGCTGCAACTGGCCTCGCATGACCATCTGACCGGAATCGCCAACCGCATGCTGTTTTACGAACTGGCTGCGGCAGAACTGGCGCGCGCCAGGCGCAGCCGCAACTTCTATGCGCTTTTTTTTCTCGACCTGGACAAATTCAAGCTGATCAACGATACGCTCGGCCACGCCGTCGGCGATCGCCTGTTGCAGGCGGTTGCCGCGCGCCTGCGCGGGACCTTGCGCGAATACGATTTGCTGGCGCGCCTGGGCGGCGACGAATTCGTCATGCTGGTGTCCGAAGTGGCGACAGAAGAGGCTGTCGCCAGCATCGCCGCCAAACTGGTGGAGGCAATCTGCGCACCGTTCCTTGACCTCGACGGGCACGATGTCGAGGTCGGCCCCAGCATCGGCATCGCTTTGTATCCACGCGACGGCCAGGATGTGGAAACCCTGCTGACGCACGCCGATACGGCCATGTACACAGCCAAGCTGGCGGGCTGCGCAACCTATCGTTTCCATGACGCCTCGCTGAATGCCACCTCCGCGCGCCAGAACGAATTGCTGGCGCGCTTCAAGCGTGCGATCCGGGACGAGGAATTCTGCCTGCATTACCAGGCGCGCGTCGATCTGCAGGATTTCCATGTGGCCGGACTGGAAGCGCTGGTGCGCTGGCGACATCCGGAACATGGCCTGTTGTATCCGAATGATTTCATCGGCCTGGCCGAGGCGCATGACTTGATCGTCCCGCTGGGGAACTGGGTAATCGAGGCGGCCTGCCGCCAGCTTGCGCAATGGCGGCAGCAAGGCGTGCCGGTGAAGCCGGTGGCGGTGAATGTGTCGGCGAAGCAGCTGAAGGACGATACCCTGCTGGAAACCGTGACCGGCGCGCTGCAACGGCATGGCATTTCCGCTACTTTGCTGGAATTCGAAGTCACGGAAAGTTGCCTGATCGAAGACCTCGAGTTTGCCCTGTCAGTGCTGGACCAGCTGCAGGCGCTGGGCGTGCGCATTGCACTGGATGATTATGGCATCGGCTTTTCCAGCCTGAGCAAGCTGAAAAGGCTGCCGCTGCATGCGGTCAAGATCGATCGTTCCTTCATCCGCGATATCCGCAACGACAACAGCGACGCGGCAATCGTTGCATCCACCATTTCGCTGGCGCACAACCTCGGCTTGATGGTGGTCGCCGAAGGCGTCGAAAGCGTCGACCAGTTGGTGCATCTGAAAACCGCAGGCTGCGACCAGGTACAGGGTTTTTACTTTCAGCGGCCGGCGGCTGCGGCGGAAGTCGCCGCAATCCTGCAGCGCGGAAAATTCACTCTCCTATGA
- a CDS encoding efflux RND transporter periplasmic adaptor subunit — protein MLSKKTLSRFPARALLLGAVALAALAACGKTQAPPPAPGVPEVSVVTLQQQKVSLTRELPGRTNAYLLAEVRPQVTGIVKQRLFTEGGMVKAGQALYQLDDATYQANTASARANLARAKATLKSAELNAQRSAELAKIDAVSKQDNENAAAALAQAKADVAATEAALQGSSVTLAYARITSPISGRIGKSSVTQGALVTANQAAPLATVQQLDPVYVDLTQSSSELLQLRKDLAAGKLSKSGDVPVQIVLEDGSRYSHDGKLAFSDVSVDPGTGSFSLRVTVPNPDSILMPGMYVRAVVGNGVRDNAILVPQQGIARDPRGNTTAMVVGKDGKAEVRPVKVSRTIGDKWLVDDGLAAGDRVIVAGLQKIKPGVPVKAVEAGANAAPAQPTAAGAAAAKPAAAAAKQ, from the coding sequence ATGTTGTCAAAAAAAACATTGTCTCGCTTTCCCGCCCGTGCCTTGCTGCTGGGCGCTGTCGCCCTGGCCGCCCTCGCCGCTTGCGGCAAAACCCAGGCGCCGCCACCGGCGCCAGGTGTACCGGAAGTCAGCGTAGTGACGCTGCAGCAACAGAAAGTGAGCCTGACACGCGAGCTGCCGGGCCGCACCAATGCTTACCTGCTGGCCGAAGTGCGGCCGCAAGTCACCGGTATCGTCAAGCAGCGTCTGTTTACTGAAGGCGGGATGGTGAAGGCCGGACAAGCCTTGTATCAACTCGACGACGCCACCTACCAGGCCAATACTGCCAGCGCCCGCGCCAACCTGGCACGCGCCAAAGCCACCCTGAAATCGGCGGAATTGAATGCCCAGCGCTCGGCAGAACTGGCCAAGATCGACGCCGTCAGCAAGCAGGACAATGAGAATGCCGCTGCCGCCCTGGCGCAGGCCAAGGCCGACGTCGCCGCAACCGAAGCGGCACTGCAAGGCAGCAGCGTGACCCTCGCATATGCCCGCATTACCTCGCCCATCAGTGGCCGTATCGGCAAGTCCAGTGTGACCCAAGGCGCGCTGGTGACCGCCAACCAGGCGGCGCCGCTGGCCACTGTGCAGCAACTCGATCCCGTGTATGTCGACCTGACGCAATCCAGCAGCGAGCTTTTACAACTGCGCAAGGACCTGGCCGCAGGAAAATTATCGAAGTCTGGCGACGTGCCGGTGCAAATCGTGCTGGAGGATGGCAGCCGCTACTCGCACGATGGCAAGCTGGCCTTTTCTGACGTCAGCGTCGACCCTGGCACCGGCAGCTTCTCGCTGCGCGTGACCGTGCCCAATCCCGACAGCATTCTGATGCCGGGCATGTATGTGCGCGCAGTGGTCGGCAACGGCGTGCGCGACAACGCCATCCTGGTACCGCAGCAAGGCATTGCGCGCGACCCCAGGGGCAACACCACCGCAATGGTCGTGGGCAAGGATGGCAAGGCAGAAGTGCGGCCGGTCAAGGTCAGCCGCACCATCGGCGACAAATGGCTGGTCGATGACGGCCTGGCCGCAGGCGACCGCGTGATCGTCGCCGGCCTGCAGAAAATCAAGCCCGGCGTGCCGGTCAAGGCGGTCGAAGCCGGCGCGAATGCCGCCCCGGCCCAGCCGACGGCGGCCGGCGCAGCAGCAGCCAAGCCGGCTGCCGCGGCTGCGAAACAATAA
- a CDS encoding efflux RND transporter permease subunit: MARFFIDRPIFAWVLAIIIMLAGGLAITKLPISMYPTIAPPTVAISATYPGASAKVVEDSVTQIIEQNMKGLDGLIYMSANSSATGTAQITLTFDNKINPDIAQVQVQNKLQLAMPLLPQEVQRQGVNVSKSRSGFLQVIGFVSEDGSMDKDDIADYVVTSLVDPLSRVPGVGNIQVFGSKYALRIWLDPNKLDTYKLASAEVIAAIKAQNAQVAVGQLGGAPSIAGQQLNATISAQDRLQTPEQFRDVVVRSNPDGSVLKLGDIARVEIGAENYEFLTHYNGKPATGIAISMATGANALDTAAGLQAKLKELKPFFPQGMTAVTPFDTTPFVEVSIKGVVKTLAEAILLVFLVMYLFLQNFRATLIPTIAVPVVLLGTFGILSALGMSINMLTMFAMVLAIGLLVDDAIVVVENVERIMSEEGLSPLEATRKSMDQITGALVGIALVLSAVFVPMAFMGGSTGIIYRQFTATIVSAMALSVLVAIVLTPALCATMLKPLAKGHHHGERGFFGWFNRNFERTSDGYQRGVRGIIGRGKRFLAIFLALVAVMAFLFMRLPSSFLPPEDQGILFAMVQAPVGATQERTMESIRKVEQHFLENEKSVVESVFSVQGFSFAGTGQNNGIAFIKLKDWSERKSAGMGVDAVAGRAMGAFSQIKDVMAFAFAPPAMPELGTAAGFAFFLKDNAGQGHEALLAARNQLLGAAAQSKLLSKVRPNGQEDTPQFRIEVDNEKAAALGLSLADINSTLSTAWGGQYIDDFIDRGRVKRVYMQADAKFRMAPEDFKLWSVRSKDGKMVPFTAFASSRWEYGSPRLERYNGVPAMEIQGEGAAGVSSGDAMAEIERLAAQLPAGYGIEWTALSYQERQAGSQTTVLYTLSLLIVFLCLAALYESWTIPTAVLLVAPLGVLGAVLANSLAGMPRDVYFQVAMLTTVGLSSKNAILIVEFAKANLEHGMDLITATMKAVRDRLRPIIMTSLAFGLGVLPLALATGAGSGAQRAIGTGVVGGMIAGTVLGVFFIPLFFVVVERLFARQKPSVAAAEPAAGVPSHD, from the coding sequence ATGGCACGTTTCTTTATCGATCGCCCGATCTTTGCCTGGGTCCTCGCCATCATCATCATGCTGGCAGGTGGCCTCGCCATCACCAAGCTGCCGATCTCGATGTACCCGACCATTGCGCCGCCCACCGTGGCAATTTCCGCAACCTATCCCGGCGCCTCTGCCAAGGTAGTCGAGGACTCGGTGACGCAGATCATCGAGCAGAACATGAAAGGGCTTGATGGCCTGATCTACATGTCGGCCAACAGTTCGGCCACCGGCACTGCGCAGATCACCCTGACTTTCGACAACAAGATCAACCCCGACATCGCCCAGGTGCAGGTTCAAAACAAGCTGCAGCTGGCCATGCCGCTGTTGCCGCAGGAAGTGCAGCGCCAGGGCGTCAACGTCAGCAAGTCGAGGAGCGGTTTCCTGCAGGTGATCGGCTTCGTCTCGGAAGACGGCAGCATGGACAAGGATGACATCGCCGACTACGTCGTGACCAGCCTGGTCGATCCGCTCTCACGCGTGCCGGGCGTGGGCAACATCCAGGTCTTCGGTTCCAAGTACGCCCTGCGCATCTGGCTCGATCCGAACAAGCTCGACACCTACAAGCTCGCCTCCGCCGAAGTCATCGCCGCGATCAAGGCGCAAAATGCCCAGGTCGCAGTCGGCCAGTTGGGCGGCGCGCCATCGATCGCCGGCCAGCAACTGAACGCGACGATCTCGGCGCAAGACCGCCTGCAGACGCCGGAACAGTTCCGCGACGTCGTAGTGCGCAGCAACCCGGACGGCTCGGTGCTCAAGCTCGGCGACATCGCCCGCGTCGAGATCGGCGCCGAGAATTATGAATTCCTCACCCACTACAATGGCAAGCCGGCAACCGGCATCGCCATCTCGATGGCGACCGGCGCCAACGCGCTGGATACCGCCGCCGGCCTGCAGGCCAAGCTGAAGGAACTCAAGCCCTTCTTCCCTCAGGGGATGACCGCGGTCACGCCATTCGACACCACACCCTTCGTGGAAGTGTCGATCAAGGGCGTCGTCAAGACCCTGGCCGAAGCGATCCTGCTGGTGTTCCTGGTGATGTACCTGTTTTTGCAGAATTTCCGTGCCACCCTGATCCCCACCATCGCCGTGCCGGTGGTGCTGCTGGGTACCTTCGGCATACTCTCCGCGCTCGGCATGTCGATCAACATGCTGACCATGTTCGCCATGGTGCTGGCGATCGGCCTGCTGGTGGACGACGCCATCGTGGTGGTGGAAAACGTCGAGCGCATCATGAGCGAGGAAGGCCTGTCGCCACTGGAAGCCACCCGCAAATCGATGGACCAGATCACCGGTGCGCTGGTCGGCATCGCCCTGGTGCTGTCGGCGGTGTTCGTGCCGATGGCGTTCATGGGCGGCTCGACCGGCATCATCTACCGCCAGTTCACCGCCACCATTGTCTCGGCCATGGCCTTGTCGGTGCTGGTGGCAATCGTGCTCACGCCTGCCTTGTGCGCGACCATGCTCAAGCCGCTGGCCAAGGGACACCATCATGGCGAGCGCGGCTTCTTCGGCTGGTTCAATCGTAACTTCGAGCGCACCAGTGACGGCTACCAGCGCGGCGTGCGCGGCATCATCGGCCGCGGCAAGCGCTTCCTGGCGATCTTCCTCGCCCTGGTGGCGGTGATGGCCTTCCTCTTCATGCGCCTGCCCAGCTCGTTCCTGCCGCCGGAAGATCAAGGCATCCTGTTCGCCATGGTGCAGGCGCCAGTCGGCGCCACGCAGGAGCGCACCATGGAATCGATTCGTAAAGTCGAACAGCACTTCCTCGAAAATGAGAAAAGCGTAGTGGAATCGGTCTTCAGCGTACAAGGTTTCAGTTTTGCCGGCACTGGCCAGAACAACGGCATCGCCTTCATCAAGCTCAAGGACTGGAGCGAGCGCAAGTCCGCCGGGATGGGCGTCGACGCCGTCGCCGGCCGTGCCATGGGCGCCTTCAGCCAGATCAAGGATGTCATGGCTTTCGCCTTTGCACCGCCGGCCATGCCGGAACTGGGCACGGCTGCCGGCTTCGCCTTCTTCCTGAAGGATAACGCTGGCCAGGGCCACGAAGCCTTGCTGGCCGCGCGCAACCAGTTGCTCGGCGCCGCCGCGCAAAGCAAGCTACTGAGCAAGGTGCGCCCGAACGGCCAGGAAGATACGCCGCAGTTCCGCATCGAAGTCGATAATGAAAAAGCCGCCGCGCTCGGCCTCTCGCTGGCCGACATCAACAGCACGCTCAGCACTGCCTGGGGCGGCCAGTACATCGATGACTTCATCGACCGCGGTCGCGTCAAGCGCGTCTATATGCAAGCCGATGCGAAATTCCGCATGGCGCCGGAAGACTTCAAGCTGTGGTCGGTGCGCAGCAAGGACGGCAAGATGGTGCCCTTTACGGCCTTTGCCAGCTCGCGCTGGGAATACGGATCGCCGCGCCTGGAACGCTACAACGGCGTGCCGGCGATGGAAATCCAGGGCGAAGGCGCGGCGGGGGTCAGCTCCGGCGACGCCATGGCGGAAATCGAGCGGCTGGCGGCGCAACTGCCGGCGGGCTATGGCATCGAGTGGACTGCCCTGTCCTATCAGGAACGCCAGGCCGGTTCGCAAACCACCGTGCTGTACACGCTGTCGCTGCTGATTGTGTTCCTCTGCCTGGCCGCACTGTATGAAAGCTGGACCATTCCGACCGCGGTGCTGCTGGTGGCGCCGCTCGGCGTTCTCGGCGCCGTGCTGGCCAACTCGCTGGCCGGCATGCCGCGCGACGTCTACTTCCAGGTGGCGATGCTGACCACGGTGGGTCTGTCGAGCAAGAACGCGATCCTGATCGTCGAATTCGCCAAGGCCAACCTGGAGCACGGCATGGACCTGATTACCGCGACCATGAAGGCAGTACGCGACCGCCTGCGGCCGATCATCATGACCTCGCTGGCTTTCGGCCTCGGCGTGCTGCCGCTGGCACTGGCAACCGGCGCCGGCTCCGGCGCGCAACGCGCGATCGGCACCGGCGTGGTTGGCGGCATGATCGCCGGCACCGTGCTCGGCGTGTTCTTCATTCCCTTGTTCTTCGTTGTGGTCGAACGTCTGTTCGCCCGCCAAAAACCATCCGTAGCGGCTGCCGAACCTGCAGCAGGAGTACCATCTCATGACTAA
- a CDS encoding efflux transporter outer membrane subunit: MTKPLLTTLALAVALAASGCAMLEPQLPAANASIPADWPLPPTTAAATKTPAATSAATPAAEQAVTDIGWRDFFTDPKLEELIARALDNNRDLRVAVLNVERTRAQYNIQRADRFPAVAANVGLNRTGGNVANPGSVYSAAVGAAFELDLFGRVHNLSQSALQRFFAQEEARRSAQLSLIAEIANVYLTLAADLESQRVAQATLDNQQSAYDLIVKRHQLGAVSALDLNQAQTTVETARADMARYAGLVATDTNALRLLVGAPVEAALLPQGFDPAVSGLTALPAQLPSQVLLRRPDVLQAEHLLRAANANIGAARAAFFPSISLTGSIGTASNELSGLFESGTRIWSFIPQISLPIFQGGRLRANLGMATADRDIALAQYEKSIQSGFREVADALALTRTLADRRAAQQSLLDAATRAHALSKARYDQGRDSFLNLLDAQRTLYAAQQGLVAAQLAEQANRVTLYKVLGGGWQESSK, translated from the coding sequence ATGACTAAACCCTTGCTCACCACCCTGGCGCTGGCGGTAGCGCTGGCCGCCAGCGGCTGCGCCATGCTGGAGCCGCAACTGCCGGCAGCCAATGCATCGATTCCGGCCGACTGGCCGCTGCCGCCGACCACTGCCGCAGCGACAAAAACGCCGGCGGCCACGTCGGCGGCAACACCGGCCGCCGAACAGGCGGTGACGGACATCGGCTGGCGCGATTTCTTTACCGATCCCAAACTGGAAGAACTGATCGCCCGCGCGCTCGACAACAACCGCGACCTGCGGGTGGCGGTGCTCAACGTCGAACGCACCCGCGCGCAATACAACATCCAGCGCGCCGACCGCTTCCCTGCGGTGGCCGCCAATGTCGGACTGAACCGCACCGGCGGCAATGTCGCCAATCCCGGCAGCGTCTACAGCGCCGCGGTCGGCGCCGCCTTCGAACTGGACCTGTTCGGTCGCGTGCACAATCTCTCCCAGAGCGCGCTGCAACGTTTCTTCGCGCAAGAAGAAGCGCGCCGCAGCGCCCAGCTTAGCCTGATCGCCGAAATCGCCAATGTCTACCTGACGCTGGCGGCCGACCTCGAATCGCAGCGGGTGGCGCAGGCCACCCTGGACAACCAGCAGTCGGCCTACGACCTGATCGTCAAGCGCCATCAGCTCGGTGCGGTGTCGGCGCTCGATCTGAACCAGGCACAAACTACGGTCGAAACCGCGCGCGCCGATATGGCGCGCTATGCCGGCCTGGTGGCAACCGATACCAACGCCTTGCGGCTGCTGGTCGGCGCCCCGGTCGAAGCGGCCCTGCTGCCGCAAGGCTTCGACCCGGCGGTCTCGGGCCTGACCGCCTTGCCGGCGCAACTGCCATCGCAAGTGCTGCTGCGCCGCCCGGACGTGCTGCAGGCCGAGCACCTGCTGCGCGCCGCCAACGCCAATATCGGCGCCGCCCGCGCCGCCTTCTTCCCGTCGATTTCGCTGACCGGCAGCATTGGTACTGCCAGCAATGAATTGTCGGGCCTGTTCGAATCCGGCACCCGCATCTGGAGCTTCATTCCGCAGATCAGCCTGCCGATCTTCCAGGGCGGCCGCTTGCGCGCCAACCTGGGCATGGCCACGGCCGACCGCGACATCGCCCTGGCGCAATACGAGAAATCGATCCAGTCGGGCTTTCGCGAAGTCGCCGATGCGCTGGCGCTGACGCGCACCCTGGCCGATCGCCGCGCCGCCCAGCAATCGCTGCTGGATGCGGCTACACGGGCACATGCGCTGTCGAAGGCGCGTTACGATCAGGGTCGCGACAGCTTCCTGAATCTGCTGGATGCCCAGCGCACCCTGTACGCCGCCCAGCAGGGACTGGTTGCAGCGCAACTCGCCGAGCAGGCCAACCGCGTCACCCTCTACAAGGTGCTGGGCGGCGGCTGGCAGGAAAGCAGCAAATGA
- a CDS encoding TetR/AcrR family transcriptional regulator: MTAQAQPGAKVSGRAQAQCERILCAAQKCFIEHGFHAAGMALIAETAGMSPGLIYRYFPSKSAIILAIVERQLERSRANIRSLHDAPDFKEAAFNAFLLWRDADPCQVNAALFLEMSAEASRDPMIAAGLRTCDQEIRHELAAWLSASVAAGGKGLSAELARVRAITLQTFFEGLSVRALREPDTPLEELKAAIADFVDGLFST; the protein is encoded by the coding sequence ATGACTGCGCAGGCCCAGCCCGGCGCCAAAGTCAGCGGACGCGCGCAAGCCCAGTGCGAGCGCATCCTCTGCGCTGCGCAGAAATGCTTCATCGAGCATGGCTTCCATGCCGCCGGCATGGCCCTGATCGCCGAAACCGCCGGCATGAGCCCGGGCCTGATCTACCGCTATTTTCCCAGCAAAAGCGCGATCATCCTGGCGATCGTGGAGCGGCAACTGGAACGTTCCCGAGCCAACATCCGTTCCCTGCACGATGCACCGGACTTCAAGGAAGCGGCGTTCAACGCTTTCCTCCTCTGGCGCGATGCCGACCCGTGCCAGGTGAATGCCGCGCTGTTCCTGGAAATGAGCGCCGAGGCCAGCCGCGACCCGATGATCGCCGCCGGCCTGCGCACCTGCGATCAGGAAATCCGCCATGAGCTTGCCGCCTGGCTGTCGGCCAGCGTCGCCGCCGGCGGCAAGGGTTTGTCGGCGGAGCTTGCGCGCGTCCGTGCGATTACCTTGCAAACCTTTTTCGAAGGACTGTCGGTCCGGGCGCTGCGCGAACCAGACACGCCACTGGAGGAACTGAAAGCCGCCATCGCGGATTTCGTGGATGGACTGTTTTCCACGTAA
- a CDS encoding NAD(P)/FAD-dependent oxidoreductase, whose product MKNKIVIVGGGAGGLELACKLGRKLGREQVSLVDCRLYHIWKPSLHEVAAGTLDIHQEGLSYQMLAHDNGFTFVYGALTALESASKRLTVSAVRGDSGETILPERHLEYSALCIAVGSISNYFGVPGAREHTISLNATDDAERFRLKLLELLAMAELRKDLQPDAGLDIVIIGGGATGVELAAELREASGVYADYGFRRLDPAKDVRITLLEGAPRILAPLPERVSSAAARLLAKRHVTVVTGCRVVDIQANSLTDAEGLTRPADICVWAAGIKAPDFLQTLGLPTNKAGQIEVTDRLNVTGFPDIYALGDCAACPGAEGRLVPPRAQAAHQQADYLNDTLLRQADGKPAPDKPYAYRDYGSLVSIGQQTTVGSLMGSLKGLSWFVEGLFARTMYVSLHLMHHQAVLGTMRTGVLAVGRFLVKRTTALVKLH is encoded by the coding sequence ATGAAAAACAAAATCGTCATCGTCGGCGGCGGCGCCGGCGGGCTGGAACTGGCATGCAAGCTCGGCAGAAAGCTCGGCCGCGAACAGGTGAGCCTGGTCGATTGCCGCCTGTACCACATCTGGAAGCCTTCCCTGCACGAGGTCGCCGCCGGCACCCTGGATATCCATCAGGAAGGCCTGTCCTACCAGATGCTGGCCCACGACAATGGCTTCACCTTCGTCTATGGCGCGCTGACGGCGCTGGAGTCGGCCAGCAAGCGGCTGACTGTCTCGGCGGTCCGTGGCGACAGCGGCGAAACCATCCTGCCGGAGCGCCATCTGGAATATTCGGCGCTGTGCATTGCGGTCGGCAGCATCTCGAATTATTTCGGCGTGCCCGGCGCCCGCGAACACACCATCTCGCTCAACGCCACCGATGATGCCGAACGGTTCCGGCTAAAACTGCTGGAACTGCTGGCCATGGCGGAACTGCGCAAGGATCTGCAGCCGGATGCCGGCCTGGATATCGTCATCATCGGCGGCGGCGCCACCGGCGTGGAACTGGCGGCGGAACTGCGCGAAGCCAGCGGCGTCTATGCCGACTACGGCTTTCGCCGGCTCGACCCCGCCAAAGATGTGCGCATCACCTTGCTGGAGGGGGCGCCGCGCATCCTGGCGCCGCTGCCGGAACGGGTCTCCAGCGCAGCCGCGCGGCTATTGGCGAAGCGTCACGTCACCGTGGTCACGGGATGCCGGGTGGTCGACATCCAGGCCAACAGCCTGACCGATGCCGAAGGCCTTACCCGCCCGGCCGACATCTGCGTCTGGGCCGCAGGCATCAAGGCTCCCGATTTCCTGCAAACCCTCGGCTTGCCGACCAATAAGGCGGGCCAGATCGAAGTCACCGATCGCCTCAATGTCACCGGCTTTCCCGACATCTATGCCTTGGGTGACTGTGCCGCCTGCCCGGGCGCTGAAGGCAGGCTGGTGCCGCCGCGCGCCCAGGCCGCTCACCAGCAGGCCGATTACCTTAACGACACCCTGCTGCGACAGGCAGACGGCAAGCCTGCGCCGGACAAGCCCTATGCCTACCGCGACTATGGCTCGCTGGTATCGATCGGCCAGCAAACCACCGTCGGCAGCCTGATGGGCTCGCTGAAAGGCCTGAGCTGGTTCGTGGAGGGGCTGTTTGCGCGCACCATGTATGTCAGCCTGCACCTGATGCACCATCAGGCAGTGCTGGGAACGATGCGCACCGGCGTTCTGGCGGTGGGCCGCTTCCTCGTCAAGCGCACCACCGCCCTGGTGAAACTGCACTGA
- a CDS encoding acyl-CoA thioesterase — MNLPNHQLTMTVLMTPDMANFSGNVHGGAILKLLDQAAYACASRYSGSYVVTLSVDQVTFRQPIYVGELVTFLASVNHTGNTSMEIGIKVITENIQARTVRHANSCFFTMVAVDQSGKPTPLQPLAPSTPDEERRFAAAKARKEMRRAATA; from the coding sequence TTGAATTTGCCCAATCATCAGCTCACCATGACGGTGTTGATGACGCCGGATATGGCCAATTTTTCCGGCAATGTCCATGGCGGCGCCATCCTCAAGCTGCTCGACCAGGCCGCCTACGCCTGCGCCAGCCGCTATTCCGGCAGCTATGTGGTGACCTTGTCGGTCGATCAGGTGACCTTCCGCCAGCCGATCTATGTCGGCGAACTGGTGACTTTCCTGGCTTCGGTGAACCATACCGGCAATACCTCGATGGAAATTGGCATCAAGGTGATTACCGAGAATATCCAGGCGCGCACGGTGCGCCACGCCAACAGCTGTTTTTTTACCATGGTGGCGGTGGACCAGTCGGGAAAACCGACGCCATTGCAGCCGCTGGCGCCATCCACGCCCGATGAAGAGCGGCGCTTCGCCGCGGCCAAGGCCCGCAAGGAAATGCGTCGCGCCGCTACGGCCTGA